A section of the candidate division KSB1 bacterium genome encodes:
- a CDS encoding ATP-grasp domain-containing protein has translation MNIVVTFSSKDGLLAQYRRNGRHKAGADIPPDFFAEGDSEETIQAVIDALRSGGHKVQGVEGDDRAAAALRRHRPDLVFNIAEGLFGDFRESYVPMVCEQLGIPYTGSGPLTLAICLNKARAKEILSYYGIPTPRFRVAQVGEQVDLRGLRFPVIVKPVSEGSSKGVFNDSVADTPAQARQQVAKCWATYQQPVLVEEFLAGREFTVAVWGNGDDLEVLPIVEIVYDELPAGARPLYSYEAKWVWDRPEQPLRIFECPAPLADEARAELQLLVKRAYRVLHIRDWCRIDVRADAAGRPHILELNPLPGILPNPEDNSCFPKAARTAGYSYQRMVNHVVEIAAARYGMTAA, from the coding sequence ATGAATATTGTCGTCACCTTTAGCAGCAAGGATGGGCTTCTGGCTCAGTACCGAAGGAATGGCCGCCATAAGGCGGGGGCCGACATCCCTCCGGACTTTTTTGCCGAAGGGGACTCGGAAGAAACCATCCAGGCGGTAATCGATGCCCTGCGCAGTGGTGGTCACAAGGTGCAGGGTGTGGAAGGCGACGACCGAGCTGCGGCCGCGTTACGGCGCCACCGGCCAGACCTTGTCTTCAACATCGCCGAGGGGCTGTTCGGCGATTTCCGCGAGTCCTATGTGCCCATGGTGTGCGAACAGTTGGGCATCCCTTACACGGGCTCAGGCCCTCTGACTCTCGCCATCTGTCTGAACAAAGCGCGGGCGAAGGAGATTCTCAGCTACTACGGCATCCCTACGCCGCGCTTTAGAGTTGCGCAGGTGGGCGAGCAAGTAGACCTGCGCGGGCTGCGGTTCCCGGTGATTGTGAAGCCGGTGTCGGAGGGCAGCAGCAAAGGCGTTTTCAACGACTCAGTGGCCGACACGCCCGCGCAGGCGAGGCAGCAGGTGGCAAAGTGCTGGGCCACGTACCAGCAACCGGTGTTGGTGGAGGAATTCCTCGCTGGCCGTGAATTCACCGTCGCAGTCTGGGGCAACGGCGATGACTTGGAAGTGCTCCCCATCGTCGAGATCGTCTATGACGAGCTTCCTGCCGGGGCGCGCCCCTTGTACTCTTACGAGGCGAAGTGGGTGTGGGATAGGCCCGAGCAGCCACTGCGCATCTTCGAGTGCCCGGCTCCTTTGGCGGATGAAGCGCGGGCCGAGCTCCAACTGCTGGTGAAGCGGGCCTACCGTGTGCTGCACATTCGGGACTGGTGTCGCATCGACGTGCGGGCAGATGCCGCAGGTCGTCCGCACATCCTGGAGCTGAATCCGTTGCCGGGGATCTTGCCGAACCCAGAGGATAACTCATGTTTCCCCAAGGCGGCGCGCACCGCAGGATACAGCTACCAGCGGATGGTGAACCACGTAGTGGAGATTGCCGCAGCGCGATACGGGATGACCGCCGCATGA
- a CDS encoding sigma-54 dependent transcriptional regulator has product MSELSILIIDDDVEALQALQKGLTSPRYLLKTATSLRSGLKTLESEDVDIVVTDLKLRDGSGLEVVNYVQEHRLQVAVIVITAYGSVETAVASIRSGAYDYLVKPFRMADLQRLLDRLGETILLRRENERLREKLELSQAVPKLVAVSPPFKRVVELAKQVAPSRSTILITGETGTGKELIAATIRYHSPRASKPFVKINCGAIPENLLEAELFGYERGAFTGAVRQKKGKIEMADGGSLFLDEIGEITPAMQVKLLRFLQDGEFERLGGTVTLKVDVRIIAATNADLEKKVEEGTFREDLYYRLNVIGIHVPPLRERQEDIPFLVQHFIEKYNHLNGKNIQGVEPEVMKQLLRHPWRGNVRELENMVERAVVLSQDNLLRSYHFPALATGAEGSARNMGLEVGMSFAEIERVALQKTLEFHNYDKQKAARVLQIGLATLYRKIKEYNLEKQ; this is encoded by the coding sequence GTGAGTGAGCTCAGCATTCTCATCATCGATGATGATGTCGAGGCCCTTCAGGCTCTGCAGAAGGGATTGACCTCGCCACGCTATCTCCTCAAGACCGCCACATCCTTGCGCAGCGGCCTCAAGACCCTGGAGAGCGAGGATGTGGACATTGTGGTCACCGACCTGAAGCTGAGGGACGGATCAGGGCTTGAGGTGGTCAACTACGTCCAGGAACACCGCCTGCAGGTCGCGGTCATTGTGATCACCGCCTACGGCTCGGTTGAGACCGCGGTGGCCTCTATCCGGAGCGGCGCCTATGACTACCTGGTCAAGCCGTTCCGCATGGCTGACCTCCAGCGGCTGCTTGACCGCCTTGGAGAGACGATACTGCTGCGACGCGAGAACGAACGTCTCCGAGAAAAGCTCGAACTTTCTCAGGCCGTGCCCAAACTTGTCGCCGTCAGCCCGCCCTTTAAGCGTGTCGTGGAGTTAGCAAAGCAAGTTGCCCCCTCGCGCAGCACCATCCTCATTACCGGCGAAACCGGCACAGGCAAGGAGCTGATCGCGGCTACCATTCGCTACCACAGCCCAAGGGCCAGCAAGCCTTTCGTCAAAATCAACTGTGGCGCCATCCCTGAGAATCTCCTCGAGGCTGAGCTGTTCGGGTACGAGCGGGGCGCCTTTACCGGTGCAGTGCGACAGAAGAAAGGGAAGATCGAGATGGCTGACGGTGGCTCGCTCTTCTTAGATGAAATTGGCGAGATCACCCCGGCCATGCAGGTCAAGTTGCTTCGCTTCTTGCAGGACGGTGAGTTCGAGAGGCTGGGGGGCACGGTTACCCTCAAAGTGGACGTGCGCATCATCGCCGCTACCAACGCCGACCTGGAAAAGAAGGTCGAGGAGGGTACGTTCCGAGAGGACCTCTACTATCGCCTCAACGTCATCGGCATTCATGTGCCACCGCTGCGCGAGCGGCAGGAGGACATCCCCTTCTTGGTGCAGCACTTTATCGAAAAGTACAACCATCTCAATGGGAAGAACATCCAGGGCGTGGAGCCGGAGGTGATGAAGCAGCTGTTGCGTCACCCGTGGCGAGGAAATGTCCGCGAGCTGGAGAACATGGTGGAAAGAGCGGTGGTGCTGTCGCAGGACAATCTGCTCCGCTCGTACCACTTTCCGGCGCTCGCCACTGGGGCAGAGGGCTCGGCGCGCAACATGGGACTGGAGGTGGGAATGTCCTTCGCCGAAATCGAACGCGTGGCGCTGCAAAAGACTTTGGAGTTCCACAACTATGACAAACAGAAGGCTGCCCGCGTGCTGCAAATAGGCCTTGCCACCCTGTACCGGAAGATCAAAGAGTACAACCTCGAGAAGCAGTAG
- a CDS encoding ATP-binding protein, with product MATLSEIIHGHVETLVESATETLLTSRWGVDLDLPSDLYTKILGGIFAHLERDLRGENRQVAGYQLTRYYLREFQCNPRLKHNFHAQLAILGAARIVLNHFLVNTTLEMSDDFEEQFALLQRAFDTTLIFLSEWWGKVYQELRAKDHQLINELKIVKNDLQRQLDVIYQIIKEYPLGVADCDADLHVLHWNPMAARLTGFAPGDILKKNILELFHGQSREVFLREIRCERRRRHNLQLRIYRKGGDYFPAMVSIARLRQPSIGNVYYIISFQELGEQVRFASRIRQIDRLMAISRLTSAMMHDIRNPLNNIGLHVELLERLLESGSNGVNPEVSELTRKIQGQIQQLSDSLNHYLAYTHLADLNMVPVELVGLVDGWVQDAAYEAALRKVRVHFRRPSWSCWVMADWVQLRRVFANIFTNALQVLNGSGDVWVAMRRRGKRVLVAIRDNGPGIESEHLKRIFEPFFTTKESGVGLGLFVSREIVAAHEGRITCSSKVGQGALFSVSLPQVEQGEVTSE from the coding sequence ATGGCTACATTGAGTGAGATCATCCACGGGCACGTGGAAACACTGGTGGAGAGTGCCACCGAAACGCTGCTGACTTCCCGCTGGGGCGTCGACCTGGACTTGCCCAGCGACTTGTACACCAAGATCTTGGGGGGTATCTTCGCCCACCTCGAGCGGGACCTTCGCGGAGAGAACCGACAGGTAGCTGGTTACCAGCTCACCAGATACTACCTGCGCGAGTTTCAGTGCAACCCGCGCCTCAAACACAACTTTCACGCTCAACTTGCCATCCTCGGGGCGGCGCGCATCGTGCTCAATCACTTCCTGGTCAACACCACTTTGGAAATGAGCGACGATTTTGAGGAGCAATTTGCGCTCCTGCAGCGTGCATTCGACACGACGCTCATCTTCCTGAGCGAGTGGTGGGGCAAGGTCTACCAGGAACTGCGCGCTAAGGACCACCAGCTGATCAATGAGCTCAAGATTGTTAAAAACGACTTGCAGCGGCAGCTGGATGTCATCTATCAGATCATCAAGGAGTACCCGCTGGGAGTGGCTGACTGCGATGCGGACCTGCACGTGTTGCACTGGAATCCTATGGCAGCTCGGCTCACGGGCTTTGCCCCTGGTGACATCTTGAAGAAGAACATCCTCGAGCTCTTTCATGGGCAGTCGCGGGAGGTCTTCTTGCGGGAGATCCGCTGCGAGCGGCGCCGCCGCCACAACCTGCAGCTGCGCATCTACCGCAAGGGCGGCGACTACTTTCCGGCGATGGTCTCCATCGCCCGCCTCCGACAACCGTCCATTGGCAACGTCTACTACATCATCAGCTTCCAAGAGCTGGGCGAGCAGGTGCGTTTTGCCTCGCGGATCAGGCAGATCGACCGGCTGATGGCCATCTCCCGGCTGACCAGCGCCATGATGCATGACATCCGCAACCCGCTGAACAACATCGGCCTGCACGTCGAGCTCTTGGAGCGCCTCCTGGAAAGTGGGTCCAATGGCGTGAATCCCGAGGTGAGCGAACTCACGCGCAAGATCCAAGGACAGATCCAGCAGCTCAGCGATAGCCTCAACCACTACCTTGCCTATACCCATCTGGCCGATCTCAACATGGTGCCGGTGGAGCTGGTCGGGCTAGTCGACGGTTGGGTGCAGGATGCGGCCTACGAGGCAGCCTTGCGCAAAGTGCGGGTCCACTTCCGACGCCCGTCTTGGTCGTGCTGGGTGATGGCCGATTGGGTGCAACTGCGTCGGGTCTTTGCCAACATTTTCACCAACGCCCTGCAAGTGCTGAACGGCAGCGGGGATGTCTGGGTCGCCATGCGCCGCCGGGGGAAAAGAGTGTTGGTGGCAATCCGCGATAACGGCCCCGGCATCGAGTCGGAGCACTTGAAGAGAATCTTTGAGCCTTTCTTCACGACCAAGGAGAGCGGTGTAGGTCTGGGCCTTTTTGTGTCAAGAGAGATCGTTGCCGCCCACGAGGGGCGCATTACCTGCAGCTCGAAAGTGGGTCAAGGGGCACTTTTTTCGGTGAGCTTGCCGCAGGTGGAACAGGGAGAGGTCACCAGTGAGTGA
- a CDS encoding DUF4398 domain-containing protein, with protein MRSRMVLPLVAVVAVLALVAGCAKAPDPERIDAVKAALQAAKAAEADRYVPQQYAAANDSLNAALAEIEKQNGKFAPFRKYGVAEHLLQVAEEKAKEAAQAAAVKREEVKNEATALIQQVTDATAQVKKLFAKAPRGKEGRQALELIKSDIGVVDNTVAEANAAMEKGDYLTARDKAKAALDKANALINELQEVISKKAALTKKR; from the coding sequence ATGAGAAGCAGAATGGTTTTGCCCCTGGTTGCGGTTGTTGCCGTGCTGGCGCTCGTCGCCGGCTGCGCGAAGGCTCCTGATCCCGAGCGCATCGACGCGGTGAAGGCTGCGTTGCAGGCCGCCAAGGCAGCAGAGGCGGATCGCTATGTACCGCAGCAGTACGCTGCCGCCAATGACTCTTTGAACGCCGCTCTGGCCGAGATCGAGAAGCAGAATGGCAAGTTTGCCCCCTTCCGCAAGTATGGCGTTGCCGAGCACTTGCTGCAGGTGGCCGAGGAGAAGGCCAAGGAGGCCGCGCAGGCAGCCGCAGTGAAAAGGGAAGAGGTGAAGAACGAGGCGACCGCCCTGATTCAGCAGGTGACTGACGCCACCGCGCAGGTCAAGAAGCTGTTTGCGAAGGCCCCCCGTGGCAAAGAAGGTCGCCAGGCGCTGGAACTGATTAAGAGCGATATCGGCGTGGTCGACAACACGGTTGCCGAGGCGAATGCAGCGATGGAGAAGGGTGACTACCTGACGGCGCGCGACAAGGCCAAGGCCGCGCTAGACAAGGCAAACGCCCTGATCAATGAGCTGCAGGAAGTCATCAGCAAGAAGGCTGCGCTCACCAAGAAGAGGTAG
- a CDS encoding L,D-transpeptidase codes for MMHPNQDRFRTARRAAPHPNRRWVAAALISCACTAAVYFGLWFARPKPPLLLLNQARMALSAARHAEAPTYAPKLWQQAEDSWEHTLRAFQEQRRRWFVKRDFSGAAQLAQRTYTLAVQAQVRAVAARDSLAEHARTAASAAQREIDDYRAHFRDLPGSSTYRERATRSELLLLEAQAAARRGDVLRAAERLREAKEAIGLAGNGSANTVRAYFAKVPTWQEWAEETIAYSKEHDCTVVIVDKFAHTCRVYRAGKPVAEFSVELGPNWMGHKRHRGDNATPEGQYVVTQKKAKRSTTYYKALVINYPNEADRRQFEVNKRSGQLPPGAQIGGLIEIHGEGGKGFDWTNGCVALSNADMDRLYDMVDVGTRVTIVGSLRSWESCFRGTNYATLGTQ; via the coding sequence ATGATGCACCCTAATCAGGACCGTTTTCGCACGGCGAGGCGGGCCGCGCCCCACCCGAACAGGCGCTGGGTGGCAGCAGCCCTCATCTCCTGTGCCTGTACTGCGGCAGTGTACTTTGGCTTGTGGTTCGCCAGGCCCAAGCCACCTTTGCTGCTCCTTAACCAGGCGCGTATGGCGTTAAGCGCTGCTCGCCACGCAGAGGCACCGACCTATGCCCCCAAGCTCTGGCAGCAAGCAGAGGATTCGTGGGAGCACACCTTGCGCGCTTTTCAGGAGCAGCGGCGGCGCTGGTTCGTAAAGCGGGACTTTAGCGGCGCGGCCCAGTTAGCCCAGCGCACCTATACCCTTGCGGTTCAGGCGCAGGTCCGGGCAGTTGCCGCCAGGGATTCGCTTGCGGAACACGCTCGTACCGCAGCCAGTGCAGCGCAGCGCGAGATCGACGACTATCGCGCGCATTTCCGAGACTTGCCCGGAAGCAGCACCTATCGGGAGCGGGCAACGCGCAGTGAGCTCCTTCTGTTAGAGGCGCAAGCGGCCGCGCGGCGGGGAGACGTGCTGCGCGCGGCGGAGCGCCTCCGCGAGGCTAAGGAAGCCATCGGCTTGGCGGGCAATGGCTCCGCGAACACAGTGCGCGCCTACTTCGCCAAGGTTCCCACGTGGCAAGAGTGGGCGGAGGAAACAATTGCCTATTCTAAGGAACACGACTGCACGGTGGTCATCGTCGACAAGTTCGCGCACACGTGCCGCGTCTACCGGGCAGGCAAGCCCGTGGCAGAATTCTCGGTTGAGCTCGGCCCAAATTGGATGGGGCACAAGCGGCACAGAGGGGACAACGCCACCCCCGAGGGGCAGTACGTGGTCACCCAGAAAAAGGCAAAGCGCTCCACCACTTACTACAAGGCCCTGGTCATCAATTACCCCAACGAAGCAGACCGCCGTCAATTTGAGGTTAACAAACGAAGCGGCCAATTGCCGCCGGGAGCACAGATCGGCGGGCTCATCGAAATTCACGGCGAAGGGGGAAAGGGCTTTGACTGGACCAATGGCTGCGTGGCTCTGAGCAACGCCGACATGGACCGGCTGTACGACATGGTGGACGTAGGCACCAGGGTGACTATCGTCGGCTCCCTGCGCAGCTGGGAGTCATGCTTTCGCGGCACCAACTATGCAACCCTCGGCACACAATGA
- a CDS encoding L,D-transpeptidase codes for MCSDLDMSSSAPDQATATDALPPASKPHWFATAAAGIAAGLLLLLAAPALESSIEKVVESARATAPPSTTSGVRTAQERQLRRRVAELRRRFKRLTPAGHYLIVDTANNRIFVKSGDHLVHEGICSTGSYVMLRAGDKRTWVFKTPRGMFRVHAKLEAPVWRKPDWAFIEEGREPPPPTHPDRFEFGVLGEYALAFGDGYLVHGTLYKRLLGMPVTHGCVRLGDEDLRIVYHKLQEGSRIFVY; via the coding sequence ATGTGCAGCGACCTTGACATGAGCAGCTCAGCCCCGGATCAGGCAACCGCAACGGATGCCTTGCCGCCCGCGTCCAAGCCGCATTGGTTCGCCACTGCTGCGGCGGGCATTGCAGCCGGCTTACTGTTACTCCTCGCGGCGCCGGCACTGGAGAGCAGCATCGAAAAGGTGGTCGAGTCGGCGCGGGCAACTGCGCCGCCCTCAACAACCTCTGGCGTGCGCACGGCGCAGGAACGGCAGCTTCGGCGCCGCGTGGCGGAACTGCGCCGCCGCTTCAAGCGGCTTACGCCGGCAGGGCACTACCTCATCGTGGACACGGCCAACAATCGCATCTTTGTCAAGTCCGGCGACCACCTGGTGCATGAGGGGATCTGCTCCACCGGCAGCTATGTGATGCTCCGCGCCGGGGACAAGCGCACCTGGGTATTCAAGACGCCCAGAGGGATGTTCAGGGTGCACGCCAAGCTGGAAGCACCGGTGTGGCGCAAGCCCGACTGGGCGTTCATCGAAGAAGGCAGAGAACCACCGCCGCCCACCCATCCGGACAGATTCGAGTTCGGCGTGCTCGGTGAATATGCCCTCGCGTTCGGGGACGGCTACCTTGTGCACGGCACCTTGTACAAGCGTCTACTGGGAATGCCGGTCACCCACGGCTGCGTCCGCCTCGGCGACGAAGATCTGCGCATCGTCTACCACAAGCTGCAGGAAGGCTCAAGGATTTTCGTGTATTGA
- a CDS encoding LptF/LptG family permease, protein MLILPRYIIREHVGPFLFAFFVITLFFLLNILFRELGRLLSRGLEFALIVEYLSLHMGWIVALTLPMAVLPAVLMAFGRLSSDNEIVAIKASGISLYRIIAPVLVAAAGLCAFCIWFGNSILPDMNHRARLLTADIARKRPTLTLEPGVVFEVSPSLHLTARIIKEAEGYSKLWGVIVDDYSEPDVTQTVFADSGEIRVDKTHGILTLDLYHGAIEKIDYRKLGEYVHIWFPHMRITPEVPGLVLSRSESEYRGDREKSARTMLREVRQKRELLATQEARTKQLLTQPQARDLQALLPRKALSKLRLQDVDRLLRQWDSAKTQGAEKLELTQMQIRTWSSVRDALLNIESLKRSISKLMVEVHKKYSIPVACLVFVLIGTPLGIMAHRGGWAVGGGISLFFFLLYWTLLIGGEELADRRIISPFWAMWSADILVGAAGVYLLIRTARETAPIDLGRLRMLLRKGSSP, encoded by the coding sequence ATGCTGATATTGCCCCGGTACATTATCCGCGAACATGTCGGTCCTTTTCTCTTTGCCTTTTTTGTCATCACGCTCTTTTTCCTTCTCAACATCCTGTTTCGGGAACTGGGCCGGCTGCTGAGTCGCGGTCTGGAGTTTGCGCTCATCGTGGAGTACCTGTCGCTCCACATGGGGTGGATCGTGGCGCTCACCTTGCCGATGGCCGTTCTGCCGGCGGTGTTGATGGCATTTGGCCGCCTCTCCTCCGACAACGAGATTGTCGCCATCAAGGCCAGTGGCATCAGCTTGTACCGCATCATCGCGCCGGTGCTGGTGGCGGCCGCTGGCCTCTGCGCCTTCTGCATCTGGTTCGGCAACAGCATCCTGCCCGACATGAACCATCGCGCCCGCCTGCTCACCGCCGATATCGCCCGCAAGCGTCCTACGCTCACCCTCGAGCCGGGCGTCGTGTTCGAGGTGAGCCCTTCGCTCCACCTGACGGCGCGGATCATCAAAGAGGCAGAAGGCTATTCCAAGCTCTGGGGCGTCATCGTGGACGACTACAGCGAGCCAGATGTGACCCAGACGGTCTTCGCCGATAGCGGCGAGATCCGCGTGGACAAGACCCACGGCATCCTGACTTTGGACCTTTACCACGGGGCCATTGAGAAGATCGACTACCGTAAGTTGGGCGAATACGTGCACATCTGGTTCCCGCACATGCGCATTACCCCTGAGGTTCCCGGGCTGGTCCTCAGCCGCAGCGAATCGGAATACCGCGGCGACCGGGAGAAGAGCGCTCGCACCATGCTGCGCGAGGTGCGCCAGAAGCGCGAGCTGCTGGCTACCCAGGAGGCAAGAACCAAGCAGCTGCTCACGCAGCCTCAAGCCCGGGACCTCCAGGCGTTGTTGCCACGCAAGGCCTTGTCCAAGCTGCGCCTCCAAGATGTGGACAGGCTCCTCCGCCAGTGGGATTCGGCCAAGACGCAGGGGGCCGAGAAGCTGGAGCTCACCCAGATGCAGATCCGCACCTGGAGCAGCGTGCGCGATGCCTTGCTGAACATCGAGTCGCTGAAAAGGAGCATCAGCAAGCTCATGGTAGAGGTGCACAAGAAGTACTCCATCCCAGTGGCCTGTCTGGTCTTTGTGCTCATCGGCACGCCGCTGGGGATCATGGCGCATCGCGGCGGGTGGGCAGTTGGAGGTGGCATCAGCCTCTTTTTCTTTCTTCTGTATTGGACGCTCCTTATCGGCGGTGAGGAGCTGGCCGACCGGCGCATCATCAGCCCGTTTTGGGCCATGTGGTCGGCAGACATTCTGGTGGGAGCCGCCGGCGTCTACCTTCTCATCCGCACTGCTCGCGAAACCGCCCCAATCGATTTGGGCAGATTGCGCATGCTGTTACGAAAGGGGAGTTCTCCATGA
- a CDS encoding serine protease: MKLPLAFCLAILVGVTLVCSCARMNSRAGLAPQPQEERVRQLALLEPSLVKITCSAYYRNYTYARPGVVDLPVEQKLTSSSVAGSGLVLLQNSREMLVLTCNHVVDFADTIRHYFLDDAKRPTNHLRQLSIKYRQDIFVFHRSGEWTAGELVAADRENDIALLKTSRAGQQMAESPLPFRFGDAGDLKLGQEVYVLGFPKGFFAVTRGLVSPSRGRGRFMLDIAFNRGYSGGVVVHPNEREGRMEYVGMATSAAYDSHYLLAPPADTTPPTPEPDIPYTGDIYVEELKLINYGITFVVSSNTVRNFLRANLDLLQRNGFSAATLLK; encoded by the coding sequence ATGAAGCTGCCGTTGGCTTTTTGCCTCGCCATCCTGGTGGGGGTGACCCTCGTTTGCTCGTGCGCCCGCATGAACTCTCGCGCTGGACTGGCACCGCAGCCCCAGGAGGAGCGCGTGCGCCAGCTGGCGCTTCTCGAACCTTCGCTGGTGAAAATTACCTGTTCAGCCTACTACCGCAACTACACGTACGCGCGCCCGGGAGTTGTGGACCTTCCGGTCGAGCAGAAGCTCACCAGCAGCTCGGTAGCGGGCAGTGGCCTGGTGCTGCTGCAAAACAGCCGCGAAATGCTCGTGCTCACCTGCAACCACGTGGTCGATTTCGCCGATACCATCCGCCACTACTTTCTTGACGATGCCAAGCGCCCCACAAATCACTTGCGGCAACTGTCCATCAAATACCGACAGGACATCTTCGTGTTCCACCGCAGCGGCGAGTGGACGGCCGGCGAACTGGTCGCCGCTGACCGAGAAAATGACATCGCCCTGCTCAAAACGTCTCGCGCTGGCCAGCAGATGGCAGAGAGCCCCTTGCCTTTCCGCTTCGGCGACGCCGGAGACCTGAAGCTTGGCCAGGAGGTCTACGTGCTCGGCTTCCCCAAGGGGTTCTTCGCGGTCACCAGGGGACTGGTGAGCCCCTCGCGAGGGCGCGGAAGGTTCATGCTGGACATCGCCTTCAACCGCGGCTACTCTGGCGGGGTAGTCGTGCATCCCAACGAGCGCGAGGGACGCATGGAATACGTGGGGATGGCCACCTCGGCTGCCTACGACTCGCACTACCTGCTGGCCCCGCCTGCGGATACTACACCACCCACTCCAGAGCCCGACATTCCTTACACGGGCGACATCTATGTGGAGGAGCTGAAGCTGATCAACTACGGCATCACTTTTGTGGTCAGCAGCAACACGGTGCGCAATTTCTTGCGGGCCAATCTTGACCTGTTGCAGCGCAATGGCTTCTCCGCCGCGACTCTTCTCAAGTGA
- the lptG gene encoding LPS export ABC transporter permease LptG gives MRILDRYIARRFLSNLTFALVAFALIFIVVDMVENLDAFLDRHVSWTIVAKYYLFYLPHIVVMSLPVAVLLASLFCMGTLAKHNELVAMKATGTSLYRILSPMIILGVLVSVADIFVGEVVSPAANRRKREIKLDYIEKHDFNIRRRMTNLIVRDRADRRVLIRYYDSKQQTAYRVSIQEYEGSRMRRRLDAPVMRWTGSNWRMENGYERLFSDGQEQAAAFAGLDVPDLGVTHRELARVQLEPEEMSYGELREFIEEVRRNGGKSHRWLVDLYLKISFPFSNLIILLIGASLASSKRRSGVAVSFGFSLVICFLYFGLLKTGQSLGHTGTLPPLLAAWLGNIVFLAVGIVLVARTRT, from the coding sequence ATGCGCATCCTTGACCGCTACATTGCCCGCCGTTTCCTGAGCAACCTCACCTTTGCCCTGGTGGCATTCGCCCTCATCTTCATCGTGGTCGACATGGTGGAGAACCTCGACGCCTTTCTCGATCGCCACGTGTCGTGGACCATCGTGGCCAAGTACTATCTGTTCTACCTGCCCCACATCGTGGTCATGAGTTTGCCGGTGGCTGTGCTGCTTGCCAGCTTGTTCTGCATGGGAACGTTGGCTAAGCACAACGAGCTGGTGGCGATGAAGGCTACCGGCACATCGCTCTATCGCATTCTCTCGCCGATGATCATCCTGGGAGTGCTGGTCAGTGTGGCCGACATTTTCGTGGGCGAGGTGGTCTCGCCAGCGGCCAACCGCCGCAAGCGGGAGATCAAGCTGGACTACATCGAGAAGCACGACTTTAACATTCGGCGCCGCATGACTAACCTCATCGTGCGCGATCGTGCCGACCGACGTGTGCTCATCCGCTACTACGACTCCAAGCAGCAGACAGCCTACCGGGTCAGCATCCAGGAGTACGAGGGCTCCAGGATGAGGCGGCGCCTGGATGCACCCGTCATGCGCTGGACCGGAAGCAACTGGCGCATGGAAAATGGCTACGAGCGGCTCTTCTCCGACGGGCAAGAGCAGGCAGCAGCCTTTGCCGGCCTTGATGTTCCGGACCTCGGCGTCACGCATCGGGAGTTGGCGCGGGTGCAATTGGAGCCAGAAGAGATGTCCTATGGCGAGCTGCGCGAGTTCATCGAGGAGGTGCGCCGCAATGGGGGCAAATCACACCGTTGGCTGGTGGACCTCTACCTGAAGATTTCCTTCCCGTTCAGCAACCTCATCATTCTCCTCATCGGGGCCTCGCTTGCCTCCAGCAAGCGCCGCAGCGGCGTGGCGGTGAGCTTCGGCTTCAGTTTGGTGATCTGCTTCCTCTACTTTGGCCTGCTCAAGACCGGACAATCCTTGGGCCACACTGGCACCTTGCCCCCGCTCTTGGCCGCATGGCTGGGGAACATAGTGTTCCTTGCCGTGGGCATCGTCTTGGTTGCCCGCACACGGACTTAA